In Theileria equi strain WA chromosome 4 map unlocalized gcontig_1105316255033, whole genome shotgun sequence, the following are encoded in one genomic region:
- a CDS encoding lysyl-tRNA synthetase, putative (encoded by transcript BEWA_014220A): MAGESTEEVDPRHYFQNRLDVVQEWRKNKTAYPHKFQTTMSIKDYISKYENLAAGEHDDSVVVSLAGRVSRIASSSSKLRFLDLKSEGYKLQVFANFANHDPETGDFNEIYNNIKRGDIVGFTGYPGKSKRGELSIFPKTAKILTPCLHMLPDKFRLKDQEVRFRQRYLDFIINDDSIKVMKIRSRIIEFFRSFFTKRGFFEVETPMLKVTSTGASAKPFITHHNELDLDLFMRIAPELPLKMIIIGGFEKVFEIGKCFRNEGIDPTHNPEFTSCEFYWAYADYNDLMTLTEELLSSLVFELHGTHQIPFHPDGPEGPEVIVDFSAPFSRVSYVDELEDKLKTKLTVPYDSPENCEKYIKAIKEEGLDMPHPPLPAKLLDQLVGHFIEDRIVKPTFIIDYPQCTSPLAKWHRERDNVCERFELFVCGKELANAYTELNDPIVQRDFFKEQQKTDIDHVTGFVALTHSLKEGGTFTLSNKLDNNERLEGGGDILGVEKVSVYYWDGDTEYTKPLLLEVIKSGGPPNVEYYYRYESGERELGDKNDEKVWKYQGHSGGLSLQTLLDDRNLARNRVIPFNIGDPTKPFNFDSASSKGKRIKSNEPPTTLSGSDYTAKTYKIADQNLKLSRVENDKKKLDIPIPHDTLEGIKLYSSPVNPNVPLMFELKSSNGGKSTFYTTKEENGKNSWTEVGYSKSRDFYSGGKDNLKPTDKLSEQLDEVLCSKGYVTIDLSHSRSTRGQPYCCDDHKEEKRVTVSRVSDPSGSSHITFYKHEIKNGYGFAGIYYKTDSGERKSIKISGLKSSASDSVKLYTFYDGRIPKLIFVESTEQPNVKGWYKGGTADEWTKVLNAPSESPDEVKADKDREFEKYVKVLKCKIYGTDGTCSDTAAQSLSQTQGGAGALGSDGPDGGGGATGQLGGETNGVTGDRDATNHDAAGPQGLTGPPGPAGRPGSRVTGEEDGASGAGGGLGGRDQISSRGSREFGGLLGSFDWSSLTSKFRDFAGGVVDPLIKLRSAIDSLPGQVGIEVANAAHNLIYVLAETANPNKNGTALTEGGEKSTQGATSDAGDPGDREESSHDASGSSVDSDARDSDREDFRAKDPVVPKPPEEPPGHVVKPKADGKTQDEDVSDKELDSGTSTDGKAEKLGAEAGITAAAGSVLWTAFGSTSGTLAGAGGLTGFTYWMYKRLKGDPWAKDLGDAEAQPPDESFCTALEYGLPPTAGWGMGIDRLTMFMADKNNIKEVIFFPTMRPVSAPAQAPPNPQ; encoded by the exons ATGGCAGGAGAATCCACGGAAGAAGTTGATCCAAGACATTACTTCCAGAACCGTCTGGATGTTGTTCAGGAATGGCGCAAGAACAAGACCGCCTATCCTCACAAGTTTCAG ACCACAATGTCCATCAAGGATTACATCTCAAAGTATGAAAACTTGGCGGCAGGAGAGCATGACGACTCTGTAGTCGTTAGTTTGGCTGGTCGTGTCTCTCGCATTGCGTCTAGTTCCTCGAAACTGAGGTTTTTGGACCTAAAGTCCGAGGGATACAAGCTCCAGGTctttgcaaactttgccAACCATGACCCAGAAACTGGCGACTTTAATGAGATTTACAATAATATCAAGAGAGGAGACATTGTCGGATTTACTGGATACCCAGGAAAGTCCAAGCGTGGAGAGCTGAGTATTTTCCCAAAGACAGCCAAGATTTTGACTCCGTGCTTGCACATGCTTCCTGACAAGTTCCGCCTCAAGGATCAGGAAGTTCGGTTCAGGCAGAGATATCTCGATTTCATCATAAACGATGACAGCATCAAGGTTATGAAAATTAG GTCACGTATCATTGAGTTCTTCCGGTCCTTCTTTACAAAGCGTGGATTCTTTGAAGTTGAGACTCCCATGTTGAAGGTGACATCAACTGGTGCCTCTGCCAAGCCATTCATTACGCATCATAATGAGCTCGACTTGGATCTGTTTATGAGAATTGCACCAGAACTTCCACTCAAAATGATCATTATTGGTGgctttgaaaaggttttCGAAATTGGAAAATGCTTCCGTAATGAAG GAATCGATCCAACTCACAACCCCGAGTTTACTAGCTGTGAATTCTACTGGGCTTACGCAGATTACAACGATTTGATGACTTTGACTGAAGAATTGTTGAGCT CACTTGTCTTTGAATTACATGGAACACATCAAATTCCATTCCACCCAGATGGTCCAGAAGGTCCAGAGGTGATTGTTGACTTCTCAGCTCCATTCAGCCGCGTTTCCTATGTTGATG AGCTGGAGGACAAACTAAAGACTAAATTGACTGTTCCATACGACTCCCCAGAGAATTGTGAGAAATACATCAAGGCTATAAAGGAGGAGGGATTGGACATGCCACATCCACCCCTTCCAGCTAAATTACTTGATCAACTTGTTGGACACTTTATTGAGGATAGAATTGTCAAGCCGACATTCATTATAGATTATCCTCAATGCACGTCACCTCTTGCAaaatg GCACAGAGAACGTGATAATGTGTGCGAACGTTTTGAGTTGTTTGTCTGTGGAAAGGAGTTGGCTAATGCATATACTGAGTTGAACGATCCAATAGTCCAACGCGACTTTTTCAAGGAACAACAAAAG ACAGATATTGATCATGTTACCGGATTTGTCGCCCTTACTCATTCCCTTAAAGAAGGGGGCACATTCACTCTTAGTAATAAACTTGATAATAATGAGAGACTAGAGGGTGGAGGAGATATCCTTGGTGTTGAGAAAGTctctgtctactactgggatggAGATACAGAGTATACTAAGCCACTTCTCCTAGAAGTTATCAAGAGTGGTGGTCCCCCAAACGTAGAGTACTACTATAGGTACGAAAGTGGCGAGCGAGAATTAGGGGAtaagaatgatgaaaaggtttgGAAATACCAGGGGCACTCTGGAGGATTATCATTACAGACCCTACTTGATGACAGAAACTTGGCTAGAAATAGGGTTATTCCATTTAATATTGGTGATCCTACGAAACCTTTTAACTTTGATTCTGCCTCTTCAAAAGGTAAAAGAATAAAATCTAATGAACCTCCTACTACCCTCTCTGGGAGTGACTACACTGCTAAAACTTACAAGATAGCTGATCAGAATCTGAAGTTATCTAGAGTAGAGAATGATAAGAAAAAGCTTGACATCCCTATCCCTCATGATACACTTGAGGGAATAAAACTATACTCTTCACCTGTTAATCCCAATGTACCCCTTATGTTTGAGCTCAAGTCAAGTAATGGAGGAAAATCTACATTCTATACAACTAAGGAGgaaaatggtaaaaataGCTGGACGGAAGTTGGTTATAGTAAATCACGGGACTTTTATTCCGGTGGTAAAGATAATCTTAAACCTACCGATAAACTTTCCGAGCAACTTGATGAGGTACTATGCTCGAAAGGCTATGTTACAATTGATTTATCGCATAGTAGGTCTACGAGAGGTCAACCATATTGTTGTGACGATCATAAGGAGGAGAAGAGGGTAACTGTTAGTAGGGTCTCTGATCCATCCGGTTCTTCACATATTACGTTCTATAAACATGAGATCAAGAATGGATATGGTTTTGCCGGTATCTACTACAAAACCGATTCTGGTGAAagaaagagtataaagattAGTGGCCTTAAAAGCTCTGCAAGCGATTCGGTAAAACTCTACACCTTCTACGACGGAAGGATTCCAAAGCTCAtatttgtagaatccaCCGAGCAACCTAACGTTAAGGGCTGGTACAAGGGAGGTACTGCAGATGAGTGGACAAAAGTTCTTAATGCTCCAAGTGAGTCACCAGATGAAGTCAAAGCTGATAAAGACAGGGAGTTTGAGAAATATGTAAAGGTACTAAAGTGTAAAATCTATGGAACCGATGGAACATGTTCTGACACTGCTGCTCAATCCTTATCTCAAACACAAGGTGGTGCTGGTGCTCTTGGTAGTGATGGACCTGATGGTGGAGGCGGTGCTACTGGTCAACTCGGTGGAGAAACTAATGGAGTTACCGGTGATAGAGATGCTACTAATCATGATGCTGCTGGACCTCAAGGACTTACTGGACCTCCCGGACCTGCTGGTAGACCTGGTAGTAGAGTTActggtgaagaagatggtGCTAGTGGAGCTGGAGGAGGCCTTGGTGGAAGAGATCAGATTAGTAGTAGAGGAAGTAGAGAATTTGGTGGGTTATTGGGTTCATTTGATTGGAGTTCACTTACCTCTAAATTTAGAGATTTTGCCGGTGGAGTGGTTGATCCTCTTATCAAACTTAGATCTGCTATTGATAGTCTACCCGGTCAAGTCGGTATAGAAGTTGCAAATGCAGCTCATAATCTGATTTATGTTCTTGCTGAAACTGCCAATCctaataaaaatggaactGCCCTAACTGAAGGTGGTGAAAAGAGTACTCAAGGAGCTACATCTGATGCTGGTGACCCTGGTGATAGAGAAGAATCTAGTCATGATGCTAGTGGTAGTAGTGTTGATAGTGATGCTAGAGATAGTGATAGAGAAGATTTTAGAGCTAAAGATCCTGTTGTTCCTAAACCCCCTGAAGAACCTCCTGGACATGTTGTTAAACCAAAAGCTGATGGTAAGACccaagatgaagatgttagTGATAAAGAACTAGACTCTGGCACTTCTACTGATGGTAAAGCTGAAAAACTTGGTGCTGAAGCTGGTATTACAGCGGCTGCTGGTtctgtactatggacagcGTTCGGCtctacctctggtactcttgccggagctggcGGTCTTACCGGATTTACTTACTGGATGTACAAACGCTTGAAAGGGGACCCTTGG GCAAAAGATTTGGGTGATGCAGAAGCTCAGCCTCCAGATGAGTCATTCTGTACGGCTTTGGAATACGGTCTTCCTCCAACGGCAGGTTGGGGAATGGGTATCGATCGCTTGACTATGTTCATGGCTGATAAGAATAACATCAAG GAGGTCATCTTCTTCCCCACCATGAGGCCTGTCTCTGCTCCCGCTCAAGCTCCTCCTAATCCACAATAA
- a CDS encoding conserved hypothetical protein (encoded by transcript BEWA_014180A), whose translation MNNNQEPSYVFSAFEKISDDESDDHDNNNDEIEGNNSGIGNSIEELSDEEPQDDVIRNFNILKNIKFNTGDSSKRDSGNGDIAHGSKYLIEYLKYHPDKRAGLDSIKDEYTRKKRYEEIFPEMELTKRLRMLDTTQIAIESFANLVMKYSYPPGPLLQLMYDVFITLPVPSFDTRLGIFYVYNHLIQLFTNVSMWSHPISFTDAGLNRFCIPAIVYTNSIQCGNIHRICNCINIWKQRSIYPVDVCEKLENMAASSSVVTERHSNFTIGEELGDLKVLYNILNMPLVDKAYNEAIANCDVEGIITPGEDTKHLDVALESNKDFLFNQASRLSGQELIILHSASLDLAALIEENDYNFTLLQKEIDKLAALLDGK comes from the coding sequence ATGAATAACAATCAGGAGCCATCTTATGTGTTTTCTGCCTTTGAGAAGATCAGCGACGATGAAAGCGACGACCATGACAATAATAACGATGAAATAGAGGGGAATAACAGCGGAATCGGCAACTCAATAGAAGAACTAAGTGATGAGGAGCCACAGGATGACGTGATTCGGAATTTTAACATACTCAAGAACATAAAGTTCAACACTGGAGATTCCTCAAAGAGGGATTCTGGCAATGGAGATATTGCTCATGGCTCCAAATACCTGATAGAGTACCTAAAGTACCACCCAGACAAAAGGGCCGGACTAGATTCCATCAAGGACGAGTAtaccaggaagaagaggtaCGAGGAGATATTCCCGGAAATGGAACTGACAAAGAGGTTGAGGATGCTAGACACAACTCAAATCGCAATAGAATCATTCGCAAACCTGGTAATGAAATATTCTTACCCACCAGGTCCACTTTTACAGCTCATGTACGACGTTTTCATAACCCTCCCAGTACCCTCATTTGATACCAGATTGGGCATATTCTACGTATATAACCATCTGATTCAGCTCTTCACCAATGTCTCAATGTGGAGTCACCCTATATCGTTTACGGACGCTGGTTTAAACCGATTTTGCATTCCTGCAATCGTTTACACAAACAGCATACAGTGTGGAAATATTCATCGCATCTGCAACTGTATCAATATCTGGAAACAACGCAGTATCTATCCTGTGGATGTCTGCGAGAAACTAGAAAATATGGCTGCAAGCAGTTCAGTCGTAACTGAACGTCACAGCAACTTTACCATTGGTGAAGAGCTGGGAGATCTCAAGGTCCTGTACAATATATTGAATATGCCTCTCGTTGACAAGGCTTACAACGAGGCAATCGCAAACTGTGATGTAGAAGGCATCATTACTCCTGGCGAGGATACCAAGCATTTGGATGTCGCCTTGGAGAGTAACAAAGATTTCCTGTTTAACCAAGCTAGCAGACTCTCTGGGCAAGAACTCATAATCCTTCACAGCGCTTCTCTCGACCTCGCAGCTCTGATTGAGGAGAATGATTACAACTTTACCTTGCTCCAAAAGGAAATTGACAAGCTTGCAGCATTGTTGGATGGCAAATAA
- a CDS encoding conserved hypothetical protein (encoded by transcript BEWA_014170A), with amino-acid sequence MEPLQRLSLDSSVSAVLETLGDTQNLRVALLPSHFSRRLVKESVDDGTSSILASLEKPLLVDLPLRNLLYESRQVQRLYYELDTKKEDLYGKSAKIMNSLLLLDPIRLSQSMAVHMNSAQKQLLMKCFVPKIWVIFLRLVSLDVGSKLRELYSNTVKRIVDDYFLRDMERLQLRLVEMVLSMKNCDPRGYTLEDIERNILHGCREILLHIQQMRDIWGSSVDQFPLLNELIPYLEKCVTHVQNLIDPQPATDGGQEGAQEQRVANVKLIEDSCKAIVAVASKASTLLSLIKLKLLEEREQVFNKPGAFALLKGDVLRRGILGASLEEYEAVPLLILSHCLGAYSIREWTLRFIVERMHNEVSSFTKSESESNSYGACESAYFRTAGQVEPCIKDYLSILPKDVKEYLKELINS; translated from the exons ATGGAACCTCTGCAACGGCTGTCTTTAGACAGCAGTGTGTCGGCAGTACTAGAAACTCTGGGCGACACCCAAAACCTACGCGTAGCGCTTCTTCCGTCGCATTTTTCCAGGAGATTAGTCAAAGAGAGCGTGGATGATGGGACTAGCAGCATTTTGGCGTCCCTGGAGAAGCCTCTTCTGGTCGATCTTCCGCTGAGGAACTTGCTCTATGAATCTCGCCAAGTACAGCGTCTGTACTACGAACTGGACACTAAGAAGGAAGATTTGTACGGAAAATCTGCGAAAATAATGAATTCACTCCTCCTACTCGATCCCATACGACTATCGCAATCAATGGCAGTACACATGAATTCT GCGCAAAAGCAGTTGCTGATGAAGTGTTTTGTGCCGAAAATCTGGGTCATATTCCTCAGATTGGTCAGTCTAGACGTCGGCTCAAAGCTGAGGGAGCTCTACTCCAATACCGTGAAACGTATCGTTGACGACTATTTCCTGCGGGATATGGAACGTTTACAGCTACGCCTCGTTGAGATGGTTCTTAGCATGAAGAATTGTGATCCTAGAGGGTATACGCTGGAAGATATCGAGCGCAATATCCTCCATGGTTGTAGAGAGATCCTCCTGCATATACAGCAAATGAGAGACATTTGGGGAAGTTCAGTGGATCAGTTTCCATTGCTAAACGAGCTCATTCCTTACCTGGAAAAGTGTGTCACTCATGTGCAAAATCTAATCGATCCGCAGCCAGCAACAGATGGTGGCCAGGAAGGCGCACAAGAACAAAGGGTCGCTAATGTCAAGCTCATAGAAGACTCATGCAAAGCTATTGTTGCGGTAGCTTCCAAGGCTTCTACGTTATTGAGTCTTATAAAGCTCAAGCTCTTGGAGGAAAGGGAACAAGTTTTCAAC AAACCCGGAGCATTTGCATTGCTAAAAGGTGATGTTTTGAGACGTGGAATATTAGGGGCATCCCTGGAAGAATACGAAGCAGTACCACTCTTGATACTTTCGCATTGTCTGGGTGCCTATAGCATTCGTGAGTGGACACTGCGGTTTATAGTAGAACGTATGCATAATGAAGTTTCTAGTTTTACGAAGAGTGAAAGCGAATCAAATTCA
- a CDS encoding conserved hypothetical protein (encoded by transcript BEWA_014200A) translates to MCIYDIFSSNGEVEGEKRLLYLGDLVAIFNDLGNGSRKFSAVLEGTASSLSALLDDVKISKEVYKGNHPNELEYEGEYLECIEKWEKIVEALEEMSIKLEGFSESILNKHVPEIEACVESIEQREEIPTHIGQTRMTPDEFMQVLRYFPVPDTERKMKELKLRKNLIYAHSEFKCAKKSLEDLEMLDVGEGMSSLLTKANNRINLTRRLLATAIEELANKDAVYKAFLTEYIVALNSPLTEEHKSSEYKKKFHALTLPETQMARVNERSSNMKKQEYEKFKNCTEILGYITDDFTNTVSNC, encoded by the coding sequence atgtgtatttATGACATATTTTCAAGCAACGGTGAGGTGGAGGGTGAAAAGAGATTATTGTACTTGGGAGACCTGGTGGCAATATTCAATGATCTAGGAAACGGATCCAGAAAATTTTCCGCAGTTCTGGAGGGGACTGCTTCATCCCTGTCAGCCTTGCTTGATGATGtcaaaatatcaaaagAAGTCTACAAAGGCAATCATCCCAATGAGCTGGAGTATGAGGGAGAGTATCTAGAGTGCATTGAAAAATGGGAAAAAATCGTAGAGGCTTTAGAagaaatgtctataaaaCTTGAGGGTTTTTCAGAGAGTATACTTAATAAACACGTGCCAGAAATAGAAGCATGCGTGGAATCAATCGAACAACGGGAAGAAATACCAACACATATTGGACAAACAAGAATGACGCCAGATGAATTCATGCAAGTACTACGTTATTTCCCAGTCCCAGATACGGAAAGGAAAATGAAGGAACTAAAACTGCGCAAGAACCTCATTTATGCGCATAGTGAATTTAAATGTGCAAAGAAGTCCCTGGAAGATTTAGAAATGCTGGATGTCGGAGAGGGAATGTCATCGCTACTAACAAAAGCAAACAATCGTATTAATTTAACCCGAAGGCTTTTAGCCACTGCTATAGAAGAACTCGCAAACAAGGATGCTGTATACAAGGCATTTTTAACGGAATACATCGTCGCATTGAATAGTCCACTAACTGAAGAACACAAAAGCAGTGAATACAAGAAAAAATTTCATGCACTCACACTACCCGAAACACAAATGGCGAGGGTAAATGAAAGATCATCGAACATGAAGAAGCAGGAATATGAAAAGTTTAAGAATTGTACAGAGATTTTAGGTTACATAACCGAtgattttacaaatacAGTGTCTAATTGCTAA
- a CDS encoding small nuclear ribonucleoprotein, putative (encoded by transcript BEWA_014230A): MEERRDKLQKIMTQPINQIFRFFTSGTRVQIWLYDQPNTRIEGRIMGFDEYMNMVLDDAEEVTLKKDTRKDIGRILLKGDCMTLIAAAK, from the exons ATGGAGGAGCGCAGGGATAAGCTCCAAAAGATTATGACCCAGCCCATT AATCAAATCTTTAGATTTTTTACCAGTGGGACACGAGTTCAAATTTGGCTCTACGACCAGCCAAACACGAGGATTGAGGGCAGAATTATG GGCTTCGACGAGTACATGAACATGGTCTTGGACGACGCTGAGGAGGTGACACTCAAGAAGGACACACGCAAGGACATTGGAAGGATCCTCCTAAAAGGAGACTGCATGACACTAATCGCAGCTGCAAAGTGA
- a CDS encoding conserved hypothetical protein (encoded by transcript BEWA_014190A) translates to MSSTLSSELFGRISTLFRTLRHETLRLIDKVSEDEKDTTPSDKSVICIDDEEAENGFIKSLIEDKEELSRLQKELEDRYNAYRTGVSLEHLLNVAISLHENMENRIASVRSKMLENGMAVPQMQAKFDPGTTSHAKQDSTGLEKKNLIKTESFCEPAIKMGDVGYAKVPRSDPVDLKHLNLSEETRKLLELD, encoded by the exons atgTCGAGTACCTTGTCAAGTGAGTTGTTTGGCCGTATTTCGACCTTGTTTCGTACCCTAAGGCATGAGACTCTGAGGTTGATTGACAAGGtgagtgaagatgaaaaggacaCTACGCCATCGGACAAGTCGGTGATTTGCATAGACGATGAAGAGGCTGAAAATGGCTTTATAAAGTCTCTCATAGAGGACAAGGAGGAGCTGAGTAGGTTGCAGAAAGAGCTTGAGGACAGATATAATGCATATCGCACAGGTGTCTCATTAGAGCACCTCTTGAATGTAGCAATATCTCTCCACGAAAACATGGAGAATAGAATTGCATCTGTACGCTCAAAGATGCTGGAAAATGGAATGGCCGTACCACA AATGCAAGCAAAATTCGATCCTGGAACCACATCCCATGCGAAACAAGACTCTACAGGGCTAGAAAAAAAAAACCTGATAAAGACGGAAAGCTTTTGCGAACCGGCAATAAAAATGGGAGATGTTGGATATGCAAAAGTGCCAAGGTCAGATCCCGTGGATTTGAAGCACTTGAACCTGTCAGAGGAGACTAGGAAACTACTAGAATTAGACTAG
- a CDS encoding conserved hypothetical protein (encoded by transcript BEWA_014210A), whose amino-acid sequence MGICRKGLKRIKRLALYAKRSPIEAELDRFWGLPPVNSPVAKKKKIKRPKPAVVDTKPSLDNINFDVVTQKAPEVQKPEPKVERRKGNGPDPELAKEKKFFKDAVKDLRTLVYPHLNPIAKKRFDEIKLMALGGKVAKNRKMPIKEYVQRKNAMKRHIEKDKKLEKELGVKFIVDTKGGARSAELEKKKIQREIRSRKSLFDFGDRNGIYRIRP is encoded by the exons ATGGGAATTTGCCGTAAAGGATTAAAGAGGATTAAAAGGTTGGCACTTTACGCCAAAAGGTCGCCAATTGAGGCCGAATTAGACAGATTTTGGGGACTGCCTCCGGTCAACTCTCCAGTGGCCAAGAAAAAAAAGATAAAGAGACCAAAGCCAGCTGTAGTAGACACTAAACCATCTCTGGATAACATAAACTTTGATGTCGTCACCCAGAAAGCTCCAGAGGTCCAGAAACCTGAGCCAAAAGTTGAGAGGAGGAAAGGGAATGGCCCTGATCCGGAGCTTGCAAAGGAAAAAAAGTTCTTCAAGGACGCTGTAAAGGATCTGAGGACTCTAG TCTATCCACATCTCAATCCAATCGCCAAGAAACGCTTTGACGAAATCAAACTCATGGCCCTTGGAGGAAAG GTCGCAAAAAATAGGAAAATGCCGATAAAGGAGTATGTACAGCGCAAAAACGCCATGAAGAGACACATTGAAAAAGACAAGAAACTT GAAAAGGAACTTGGCGTTAAATTCATCGTAGATACAAAAGGTGGTGCAAGATCTGCCGAATTGGAAAAGAA GAAGATCCAACGGGAGATTAGGAGCAGAAAGTCTCTATTTGACTTTGGAGACCGCAACGGAATATATCGCATTCGTCCATAA